The genomic DNA ctacttttgaccacatccctatgagccctggtcaaaatgaatgcactatgtagggaataggatgccatttgggatgcaacccatgTAACCAAATAATTCTAAGCAAATACATAGATATATGCTCTTTGCATCATTCAATGTTAATCAGGGAACAGAGCACTATTTTATGATCCAGAATTCTAGTCCTATTGATCTGTAAATTCKTCTTCTTATACATTTGTTTGTAATGGTTGCTCCCATTCTGTTCAGGTGAGCAAGATGAATCTGAGTGCCGGAGCTACCTGACCAAGATCAAGGACCTGTGTCTGAAGCTGGAGGGCTGTGAGACTCGCACCGTCGCACATCTGCGACAGCCCGTGGACAAGGAGCCGCTCAAGGCTTGCGCCCAGAGGACCGCTGAGCAGAAGGTACRYCAGTGACGTCACCCCTCYGTGacattgttttgtctagtttattaggatccccattagctgttgcacatgctgcagctagtcttcctggggtccacacaaaatacaaaatacatgacACAGTGCATGACAGTTACAGACAAGAACAACACAAAGACAATACAACATAACATTACAGGGGCACCTTGGGAGTTTTATCACTATGGGTCTAACGGCAATGGAGGAAGAGACATTTGCTGTTGTAGCTGTTTCTCAACCCAGTATCTATGTCATTTAGACTCAGGGGTAGCCAGGCCACTGGTAAACGGTTACCATYAATCACGCATCCAATCCCAAAGTAAACCGAGTTAATGGTAGATCTGTAATGAAGTTTGAGCCCAAATTAGATAACATGCCTATTTGAAACAGAGCCAGGTCAAATTCAACATGGGGTTATTGTTTAAGGAAGCGATTTAAAGTTCTTGTGTGTCAAGTAAATTAAGTTAGACAGTAGAAGAGACAAAGTAACATTTTTAGATCAGTCGTGCTGTTTAAGTATGTTCCATCTGCTCGTTTCCGATCGTAAGACGTTTCAGAAGATCTTTGTGTCCCTGTTTCACTTTACAGTATATCGCTGGTTAGCTTGTTAACAACTCCATGACTGCTTGGAAGCCCAGATGGAATAGCCAGTTATGGTTCATTATTCCCCTTTCTGCTCATAGAAAGTCCAGTCAGAGTTGGAGGGCTTGAAGAAAGACCTGACCAATGTGgctgaggagacagaggaggtgcTGGCATCTCCTCAGCAGTCCAGCTCCGCCCCAGTACTGCGCTCTGAGCTGGATATTACGCTGAAGAAGATGGAGCACATCTACAGCCTGTCCTCCGTGTACCTGGACAAGTGAGTCCCTCGCTGACTCTGATTGTTACCATATCCAAAAACCCATAGGACCAATAAGTAACATAAATAGTAGATCTGAGTCATGTTacacacacagctaacactaTACACCATTGCTTGTCCAGACTGAAGACCATCGACATAGTGATCCGCAGCACAAAGGGAGCAGAGGACACCCTCAAAAAGTACGAAGCCCGTTTACGAGACGTCAACAAGATGCCAACAGACGAAAAAGAGGTGGAGAAGTACCACGCCCAGCTAAAGGTAGAATTAACTGTATTCTATCCGTTGGTGTATAGACAATGCTTTTATATGGACTGGTTATCCGACAGTAACTTAATGATTTCTATGCATTTGTAgtgatgttcctctctctccctctttctttctctatctctctcgttctctctctttctctctttctcgctctccctctctctttttctctctctctctctMTGTCTCCRTCTTTCACTCTGGRAGACAATGCGTGGCGAGGCAGAGGATGACCAGAAGACATTCGACAATCTCCAGGTGGAACTGAAGAAGGCGTCGGCCGTGAATGAGCGGATTAAGCTGGTCCACAGCGAGCACAACACCGAGCTGGAACACTACCGCCAACTAGTGGCCGGGCTAGAGGAGCGCTGGCAGGTCGTGTTTGCCCAGATAGACCTGCGCCAACAGGAACTGGACTTGCTGGGGAGGCAGATGTGCGCCTACCACGAGAGCTATGACTGGCTCATCAGATGGCTCGGTGATGCCAAGCAAAGGCAGGTGAAGATCCAGGCCGTGCCCATCGGCGACAGCAAGGCCCTTATGCAACAGTTGGCYCAGGAGAAGGTACTGTACGACTAATAATAYMATTTGATTGYATTTATATAGTGCTTTTCTACCTAGATGCTCAAAGCGCTTTACYTAGTAaagggggaaactcacctcatccaccaccaatgtgagGCACCCAGGACAAGGTAGCAGGAGGCTTCCATTACAAATAGTGGAGATGAAGCTTCTTTGCTCAATGATGGAATATAATGTTACATTATCATGACAGTCAGTGTTCCAATCTTTTATCATTGCAGAAACTCCTAGAAGAGATCGAGAAGAACAAAGATAAGGTTGAGGAGTGTCAAAAACATGCAAGAGCATATATCGATGCGGTCAAGGTGCGTATGCAAATCACTTAAAACAAGATCATGCATATGGAGATTTGTTGRATCAGTAAAATTATTATATTATGTCCATGTGTTTCCCCCAGGACTATGAGCTTCAGGTGGTGACGTACAAAGCTCTGGTGGAGCCCCTGGCTTCGCCCCTTAGGAAAACCAAAATGGAGTGTGCATCTGACAATATCATCCAAGAGGTAGGTCATATAGACAAGATGGGGaatttatttaatattattttacAGCTACAGTAGCTTTAAAGTTGTTAACAATTATATGGGATTACTAAACATCTGGAGTTGTCTTTCAGTATGTGACGCTAAGAACCCGCTACAGTGAGCTGATGACTCTGACCAGCCAGTACATCAAGTTTATCACAGAGACACAGCGCCGCCTTGAGGACGAGGAGGTAATTGAGTGACACATTGAAGACAGGCAGCAGCTCCCGACAACTTGAATTAAACCCACTAACCATGATAACAATAGCCTGGTCCAAGGTCTGTTTGTGCGCACATGTCAACTATTTAGATGTTTGGCATGTGTCAAGGAGTGACATGATGACACAAACAGACTTGAATACCCAGGCGATAACAACAGTTACGATAAAACACTCTATGTATTAATTAAAGGGTTCAAAATATTTTAGCTGATGTGGTCTATGAGGGAAGTAATTKGTTTTAGTGTAGCTCATCGCAGTATGGAAAGTGAGTAATAAAAAGAGTAATTAAAAATTCTGGTGCTGCAGCACATCCCATTGGATGTGGATGTGTAACCGGTCTTTAAATTACACTTGCAAGTTACTTTTGCTACAGTATCCGCTCAAATCTGAAGCAAACATCAGGCTCCCCATTCAACCCCAGCCTTTTCTTCTGCAATTGAATTTGTTATTTCTCTCTTGAAACAAAATATTTCTGCACACTCCATTTTCTCTGATCTGGTGATTAGGACTCTGCGGTCTGACTAACTACCACCTCAGAATGATTATTTCAAATGACAAGTTTTGTTTMCCCCTTTTCTAACCTAACTCAATCTAAGCATACTCTCTATGGGTAATATACTCtttgaaaattattatttttctgcTTCTGTCCTTTCAGGTTTATTTCCAATTTTTAAACGTGATGGATTTAAtttgtaaaagataatacaatctTAGTCCAAGGTAAAGTTGAAGAGTAGTAGCCAAGTCAGTACATTGAAAAGTGTTATTTGATTGATTGGTATTTTATACCTAATTGGCATGATACCATTCAAGATCCCAATTGTGTTGTGAAGTAATGTCTCATTATGTGTGCCATACATTAAGTAAATGTGACAAGACATGCGTGATTATTTCCCTAAAGCAAATAACAAACATTTCTCTCCCTAGATAACAAATGTTTATTCATTTGAAGTAATGTTTTGTTCATGTATTTACATCTACAatggggtctgaaatgattgacagccttgataaagatgagccgaaattactgtataaaatacatcattcaaatactgagctatattgtatgttcAAAAACATTGGAACttaaagaaaatttaaaaaaattaaatcagTTTTGCTCATCTATCATGGGTGTCAATcatacctacctacatgtacttaaACGTTTGACTTTTTTTGAGTAATTCAATCAACTCAAACATTTATATTCTAACACTGTAATACTTAACATTGTTTTTCCCTTTACTTTTTGCTTCCACTAATACAGAAAGCTACTGAAATActaaagaaggaggagagaaaaaagttgTCTGAGATGCAGGCGGAATTAGACAAACAAAGACAGTTAGCTGAGGCACACGCAAAAGCTATCGCTAAAGCCGAACAAGAAGCCCAAGAGCTCAAGTTGAAAATGAAAGAAGAGGTCAGCAGGAGGGAGGTTGTAAAAGTAGATTCTGAGAAACAGAAGCACAACATACAGCAGCAGCTGCACGAACTCAAGAATCTGTCAGAGCAAGAGATCCAATCCAAGAGCCAGCAGGTTGAGGAGGCACTGTATAGTCACACCAAGATAGAAGAGGAGATCCACATCATCAGAATCCAATTAGAGACCACCATAAAGCAGAAGGCCACAGCTGAGGCCCAAGTTCAGCAGCTCAGGGACATGGCTGCCGAGGCTGAGAGACTGCGGAAAGTTACtcaggaggaggcagagaagcTTCGCAAGCAGGTGAATGAAGAGACTCAGAAAAAGCGCAACGCGGAGGAGGAGCTGAAACACAGAGCAGAGGCAGAACAAGAGGCTGCCAAGCAAAAGCAGAAGGCCCTGGATGAGGTGCAGAAGTTCAAGATGCAAGCTGAAGAGGCAGAGAGGCGCATGAAACAGGCAGAGGAGGAAAAGCAGAGGCAGGTCATGGTTGCAGAGGAGGTGGCACAGAAGAGTGCCGCCACCGAGCTGCAAACCAAACGCATGTCCTTTAACGAGAAGGCAGTAAAGCTCGAGGCATCACTGAAACAAGAACAGGACACTGTTATTCAGTTGCAGGAACAGGCAGAGCGCCTCAAGAAGCAACAAGAGGAAGCCAACAAAGCCAGGGAGGAAGCAGAGAAGGAGCTTGAGAAGTGGAGGCAAAAAGCCAATGAGGCACTCCGTTTGAGACTCCAGGCTGAGGAAGATGCCCATAAGAAGAGCCAGGCTCAGGAGGAAGCagagaagcagaaagagaaagCTCAGCAAGAGGCAAAGAAAAGGGCTAAGGCTGAAGAGGCTGCTCTTAAGCAAAAGGAAATGGCAGAGAAGGAGCTGGAGAAACAGAGGAAATTGGCAGAGGGAATGGCCCAGCAGAAACTCTCTGCAGAGCAAGAGCTAATTCGCCTAAGGGCTGACTTTGACCATGGTAAGCAACAGAGATCTCTATTGGATGAAGAGCTCCAGCGCCTGAAAAATGAGGTGAATGCTGCTGTAAAACAAAGGAAAGAGCTAGAAGACGAACTGGCCAAAGTAAGATGCGAAATGGAAGTTCTTCTTCAGATGAAGTCCAAAGCTGAGAAGGAGACCATGTCTACAACAGAGAAAAGCAGAAATCTCCTTGAGTCTGAGGCATCGAAAATGAGGCAACTAGCTGAAGAGGCAACTAAGCTGAGATCAATTGCTGAAGACGCAAAGAAGCAGAGGCAGGTAGCAGAGGATGAGGCAGCTCGGCAAAGAGGAGAGGCTGAGAAGATACTCAAGGAAAAACTGGCAGCCATTAATGAAGCAACTTGTCTGAAAACTGAAGCTGAGATTGCCCTGAAGGATAAAGAGGCAGAAAATGAGCGACTTAGGAGAAAAGCCGAAGATGAGGCTTATCAGAGAAAGATCCTGGAAGACCAAGCCAAACAGCACAAGCAAGACATTGATGAAAAGATCACCCAGCTTAAGAAAACTTCTGATTCTGAATTGGAGAGGCAGAAGAAGATTGTAGAGGAAACTCTTAAGCAGAGGAGGGTGGTCGAAGAGGAGATTCGCATACTAAAACTAAACTTTGAGGAGGCATCAACAGGCAAGTTGGATCTTGAGTTGGAGTTGAACAAGCTTAAAGGCATTGCAGAGGAGACACATAAGAACAAAGTCAAGGCTGAGGAAGAATCAGAGAAACTCAGAAAGCATGCTTTAGAGGAGGAGAACAAAAGGAAGCAAGCTGAAGAGAAAGTAAAAAAGATCACTGCAGCAGAGGAAGAGGCAGCGCGACAATGCCAGGCAGCTCAGAAAGAAGTTGAGCGCCTCAAAAAGATTGCTGCTGATGCTAACAAGCAAAAGGAGGATGCTGacaaagaaacagagaaacagattaGTCTAGCCAYAGAGGCTGCACAGAAATGTAGTGCTGCAGAAAAGAGAGCACAGGCTGTTCTGGTCAAGCAGAAAGAGGACAATCTTTCCCAGGGCAAGCTCAAAGAGGAGTTTGACAAGGCTAAGAATCTTGTACAAGAAGCTGAGAAGGCAAAGGAGAAAGCTGAGAAAGAGGCTGCTTTACTCCGTCAAAAAGCAGAGGATGCTGAGAAACAGAAGAAAGCAGCTGAAGCTGAGGCTGCCAAACAGGCCAAGGCTCAGGGGGATGCTGAGAGACTGAGGATGGAAGCAGAGCAGGAGGCTGCAAAGCAAGCAGAAGCTGAGGCTGCTGCTCTGAAACAGAAACAGCAGGCAGATGCAGAGATGGCCAAGCACAAAAAGCTAGCTGAACAAACAGTGAAGCAGAAGAAACAAgttgagcaggagctgagaaagGTGAAACTGCGACTGGATGAGACCGATAAGCAGAAATCTGTTTTGGATGAAGAGCTTCAGCGCCAGAAGGATGAAGTTAGCAATGCTGTCAAGCAGAAAGCTCAAGTGGAGGATGAGCTATTCAAGATCAAGGTCCAGATGGAAGAGCTGGTCAAACTTAAGCTTAGAATTGAGAATGAAAACCAGCGTCTCATGAGTAAAGACAAAGATAATTCTCAGAAATTCCTGGAAGAGGAAGCTGAGAACATGAAGAAGCTTGCGGAGGATGCMGCCAGGCTAAGCTTAGAAGCTCAGGAGGCAGCCCGAGAGAGACAGATTACAGAGTCCAAGCTTGAAGAACAGAGGGCTCTTGCTGACAAAATGCTGAAGGAGAAAATGCAAGCTATCCAAGAAGCAACTAAACTGAAAGCTGAGGCAGAGAATCTCCAGAAACAAAAGGACAAGGCTCAGAAGCAGGCCCAAAAACTGCTGGAGGACAAGCAGCAGATGCAGCAACGTtttgaagaggagacagagggcttCCAAAAATCCCTAGAGGCTGAGCGCAAGAGGCAGCATGAAGCGACGGTGGAGGCAGAGAAACTGAAGCTTAGGGTGACACAGCTTAGTGATGCTCAGTCTAAAGCAGAAGAGGAGGCCAAGAAATTCAAGAAACAAGCAGATGAGATCAGGGTTCGTCTCCAAGAGAAAGAGCAACATGCTTCAGAAAAAGTCATTGTCGAGAAACTGGAGGTGCAGAGATTACAGAGCAGCAAAGAGTCTGAAGACCTACGCAAAGCCATAGCTGACCTTCAGAAAGAAAATGAGAAATTACAAAAAGAGGCTGCAGATCTACAGAACACGTCGAAAGAGGTATTGCAGAATGTGAAATAATCCTGTGAAATAACAAGTGCAAAACCCCTTTGCAAATATCCGTAACCTTCTCAAAAGCACTAACACATAGGGGAGGTCCAAAGTTACTATTCATGTGAATTGCAGAGACTGTCAACAATACTAAGTGTCCAGAAATTTCTCATGAATTACCAAATGTTGCTGCATTTTGTAAATCCAATTATGTTTTCTAGCAAATGTTCATAATTGCATTTCAAAATMAAACCGATTTCAAATCAATTTCCAATCATAGAATACAGAATACAGTTATATGCTGTATATACAAATACCatttatatgtaaatatattgatTATATTATTTAGCCGTTATAATCAGTGTAATAGAATGTTAAGACCATGTGAAAAAGGGTTGTTTGGAGTTGTATTAATTGTGTCTTTTTTTTTRTTTCTCCAAATTAGATGGCCAATGCCCAACAGGAACAAATTAAAAAGGAAAAGGTCGTTCTTGAGCAGACTTTCCTGACAGAAAAACAATTGTTGTTGAAAAAAGAAAAGCTCATTGAAGAAGAGAAAAATAAGCTTGAGAAACAGTTTGAGGATGAGGTTAAGAAGGCCAAAGATCTCAGAGACGAGCAGGATCGTCAAAGGAAGCAGATGgaacaggagaagaagaaacTCCACGCTACCTTGGATGCCGCTGTTAAAAGGCAGAAGGATGCCGAGGAGGAGATGTGCAACAAGCAGAAAGAGATGCAGGATCTTGAAAAGAAGAGGCTTGAACAAGATAAATTGTTGGGTGAGGAGAATGAAAKGCTTCGAGAGAAGCTGCAGCAACTTTctacattaaaaaaatctgcAACATCCCACACTAAAGAAATGGAGATGCAAACGGATGAGGTCCCTGAAGATCAGCTAATTGCAATGACAATGGTGGGAACTACAAAGAAAGTATTCGATGGGTCTGCAGTAGTAGATGGTgagaagaaaaacaaagaatTACCATTTTCTTTTGATGGGATTAGGGAGAAGGTACCTGCCAGCAGGCTCCATGACATTGGTATACTGAACAAGAAGGACTTTGATAAGCTGAAAAAAGGCAAAACCACAGTGAAAGACCTGAGCAAGactgagaaagtgaaaacatgtctCAAAGGCAAGAATAGTGTTGGCGGAGTCTTGACCCCAGCCAAGCAGAAAATMAGTGTGTATCAGGCCATGAAAGAGAATAAACTTTCTCCTGGTGCTGCCACAATGCTRCTTGAAGCTCAGGCAGCATCTGGGTACKTCATRGATCCAGTGAAAAACAGAATGCTCWCTGTGGATGAAGCTGTAAAGGAGGAATTAATAGGTCCAGAACTCCATAACAAAATGCTTTCTGCAGAAAAAGCAGCTACTGGTTACAAAGATCCTTATACTGGAGACACAATCTCACTCTTTGAGGCCATGAAAAAAGGTCTGATTGAACAAGACCAGGCCTTTAGACTTCTGGATGCTCAGATTGCAACTGGTGGAATAATTGACCCTGTCAATAGTCACCGTGTACCTCTCCAGACAGCCTATAAGCAGGGCCAATTGGATGCTGAGATGAGCAAAACTCTATCAAACCCTACTGATGACTCAAAGTTATTCATTGACCCAAGCTCTCAGGAGCGCCTCACTTATCAGCAACTATTGGAGAAATGCATCCCAGATGCAGAGACAGGCCTACTTATGTTACCAATCACAGAGAAAGCTACACAAAGTGACAAGACCTATACAACTGAAGAAACTAAAGATGTACTCACTAAAGCGAATATCTCTGTACCATTTGGAAGATTCCAAGGAAAGACTGTGACCATTTGGGAAATCATTAACTCAGAGTATTTCACAGAGGCACAGAGGAAGGATCTGATTCGCCAGTACAAGACCGGAAAAATTACTGTGGAAAAAATTATCAAAATTGTAATTAGCGTCGTGGAAGacaaagagaagaggaaggaaattGTGTTTGACGGTCTGAGGATTCCTGTCACTGCAGCTGAACTTCTAGAATCGAAGATCCTCAATAAAGACCTGTTCAACCAATTGCATAATGGTAAAACAACTGTCAAAGAAATCTCTGAGATGGAGCCTGTTAAGAAAGCCTTAAGGGGAACACATAGCATTGCTGGAGTGATCGTTGAGTCAACAAATGAGAAAATACCATTCTATCAAGCTGTAAAGGAACAGATGCTCTCTCCCGAGACTGCGTTGTCTCTTCTTGAGGCTCAAGCTGGGACTGGATTTGTAATTGACCCTGTCAAAAATCAGAAGCTCACTGTGGATGAGGCTGTTAAATCAGGTCTTGTTGGCCCAGAGATGCATGAAATACTTATGTCTGCAGAGAGAGCTGTTAATGGGTACAAAGATCCCTACACTGGAAAGAATCTATCCCTATTTGAGGCAATGTTGAAAGACCTCATTAAGAAAGACCAGGGTATCCGTCTGCTAGAGGCTCAGCTTGCAACTGGAGGTATAATTGATCCAGTTAAAAGTTATCACATCCCACATGATGTTGCCTGCAAACGTGGATATTTTAACGATGAAACAAACAAGACCTTGAGCAACAACACTGATGAAACTAAAGTCTTCTTTGATCCTAACATGTGGGAGAATGCATCTTATGTACAACTCATGAAAAAATGTGTCACAGACAAAGAGACTGGTTTTCCATTTCTTCCGCTTTCAGAGAAAGCAATTCAAAAGTCAAAAGAGGAACATTATAAGTCAAAAGAGGAACATTATAAGTCAAAAGAGGAACATCAATACACGGAGGTCCAGATCAAAGATGCCCTGAACCAGGCAACTATGGAGCTGCCGTATGGACCTTTCAAAGGAAGGAAAGTCACTATTTGGGAGATCATATACTCTGAATATATTACAGAGGAACAAAGAATCGAGTTGATTCGACAGTACAGAACTGGAACAGTGACTATTGAAAGAATGATTACCATCCTTGTCACAATGGTTGATGAAAAGGAGGCCAAGAAACAGGAAAAGGAACAGGCCAGCTTTGAAGGTCTTAGGTCATCTGTCACTGCCAGCTCCTTGTTTGAATCCAAAATAATTGATAAAGCTACATATGATCAGCTACAACAGGGTAAAAAGAAACCCAAAGAAATCAGTGACATTGACTCAGTCAGAAAGTACTTGCAAGGAACAGATGGACAGATC from Salvelinus sp. IW2-2015 linkage group LG31, ASM291031v2, whole genome shotgun sequence includes the following:
- the pleca gene encoding plectin a isoform X12, with translation MSMQPVYRTYSSDSEGSDRVFTEGYHYQGMLKATDGRKDERDRVQKKTFTKWVNKHLMKAQRHITDLYEDLRDGHSLISLLEVLSGETLPRERDVVRNSRLPREKGRMRFHKLQNVQIALDFLKHRQVKLVNIRNDDIADGNPKLTLGLIWTIILHFQISDIQVNGQSDDMTAKEKLLLWSQRMVEGYHGMRCDNFTTSWRDGKLFNAVVHKHRPTLIDMSKVYRQTPVENLEQAFSVAERDLGVTRLLDPEDVDVPHPDEKSIITYVSSLYDVMPRVPDVQDGVKANELELRWQEYYELVTLLLQWIRHHIIVFEERKFPTSYEEIEVLWRQFLKFKETELPAKEADKNRSKHVYKSFEGAVQVGHVKVPPGYHPIDVEKEWGRLHVAILERERLLRTEFERLERLQRVVSKVQMESGVCEEQLNQVEGLLQMDVRLLNSGKPAMHTAEIETDLDKAEGMIRYLFNDVQLLKDGRHLQAEQMYRRVYRLHERLVNLRSEYNLRLKSGVTITQIPMSQMQTLQQAPMRVRPELDEVTLRYIQDLLAWVEENQRRVDQGEWGSDLPTVESQLGSHRGLHQSVEEFHAKIGRAKADESQLSPVTKGAYRDNLSKLELHYGKLLSSSKARLRSLDGLHAFVTAATKELMWLNDKEEEEVNYDWSERNTNMTAKKDNYSGLMKELEHREKRVNSVQVQGDKLLKEGHPAKTTVEAFTAALQTQWSWXLQLCCCVESHLKENTAYFQFFSDVKEAEEKMKKMQMTMXKKYTCNRNITVTXLEDLLQDAADEKEQLKEFKTHLDGLNRRAKTIVQLKPRNPATPVKGKLPVQAVCDFKQMELTVHRGEECALLDNSQPYKWKVQNPKGSKATVPSICFLVPPTNNDAVSGVSGLDTSHQNLLVLWQMLHVDMKSLMSWQYLMRDIHLITTWNITMFKTLRVEEYRLALRNLELHYQEFLRDSQDSQLFGADDRMQVESGYNKASQHYDGLLHSVEKGEQDESECRSYLTKIKDLCLKLEGCETRTVAHLRQPVDKEPLKACAQRTAEQKKVQSELEGLKKDLTNVAEETEEVLASPQQSSSAPVLRSELDITLKKMEHIYSLSSVYLDKLKTIDIVIRSTKGAEDTLKKYEARLRDVNKMPTDEKEVEKYHAQLKTMRGEAEDDQKTFDNLQVELKKASAVNERIKLVHSEHNTELEHYRQLVAGLEERWQVVFAQIDLRQQELDLLGRQMCAYHESYDWLIRWLGDAKQRQVKIQAVPIGDSKALMQQLAQEKKLLEEIEKNKDKVEECQKHARAYIDAVKDYELQVVTYKALVEPLASPLRKTKMECASDNIIQEYVTLRTRYSELMTLTSQYIKFITETQRRLEDEEKATEILKKEERKKLSEMQAELDKQRQLAEAHAKAIAKAEQEAQELKLKMKEEVSRREVVKVDSEKQKHNIQQQLHELKNLSEQEIQSKSQQVEEALYSHTKIEEEIHIIRIQLETTIKQKATAEAQVQQLRDMAAEAERLRKVTQEEAEKLRKQVNEETQKKRNAEEELKHRAEAEQEAAKQKQKALDEVQKFKMQAEEAERRMKQAEEEKQRQVMVAEEVAQKSAATELQTKRMSFNEKAVKLEASLKQEQDTVIQLQEQAERLKKQQEEANKAREEAEKELEKWRQKANEALRLRLQAEEDAHKKSQAQEEAEKQKEKAQQEAKKRAKAEEAALKQKEMAEKELEKQRKLAEGMAQQKLSAEQELIRLRADFDHGKQQRSLLDEELQRLKNEVNAAVKQRKELEDELAKVRCEMEVLLQMKSKAEKETMSTTEKSRNLLESEASKMRQLAEEATKLRSIAEDAKKQRQVAEDEAARQRGEAEKILKEKLAAINEATCLKTEAEIALKDKEAENERLRRKAEDEAYQRKILEDQAKQHKQDIDEKITQLKKTSDSELERQKKIVEETLKQRRVVEEEIRILKLNFEEASTGKLDLELELNKLKGIAEETHKNKVKAEEESEKLRKHALEEENKRKQAEEKVKKITAAEEEAARQCQAAQKEVERLKKIAADANKQKEDADKETEKQISLAXEAAQKCSAAEKRAQAVLVKQKEDNLSQGKLKEEFDKAKNLVQEAEKAKEKAEKEAALLRQKAEDAEKQKKAAEAEAAKQAKAQGDAERLRMEAEQEAAKQAEAEAAALKQKQQADAEMAKHKKLAEQTVKQKKQVEQELRKVKLRLDETDKQKSVLDEELQRQKDEVSNAVKQKAQVEDELFKIKVQMEELVKLKLRIENENQRLMSKDKDNSQKFLEEEAENMKKLAEDAARLSLEAQEAARERQITESKLEEQRALADKMLKEKMQAIQEATKLKAEAENLQKQKDKAQKQAQKLLEDKQQMQQRFEEETEGFQKSLEAERKRQHEATVEAEKLKLRVTQLSDAQSKAEEEAKKFKKQADEIRVRLQEKEQHASEKVIVEKLEVQRLQSSKESEDLRKAIADLQKENEKLQKEAADLQNTSKEMANAQQEQIKKEKVVLEQTFLTEKQLLLKKEKLIEEEKNKLEKQFEDEVKKAKDLRDEQDRQRKQMEQEKKKLHATLDAAVKRQKDAEEEMCNKQKEMQDLEKKRLEQDKLLGEENEXLREKLQQLSTLKKSATSHTKEMEMQTDEVPEDQLIAMTMVGTTKKVFDGSAVVDGEKKNKELPFSFDGIREKVPASRLHDIGILNKKDFDKLKKGKTTVKDLSKTEKVKTCLKGKNSVGGVLTPAKQKISVYQAMKENKLSPGAATMLLEAQAASGYXXDPVKNRMLXVDEAVKEELIGPELHNKMLSAEKAATGYKDPYTGDTISLFEAMKKGLIEQDQAFRLLDAQIATGGIIDPVNSHRVPLQTAYKQGQLDAEMSKTLSNPTDDSKLFIDPSSQERLTYQQLLEKCIPDAETGLLMLPITEKATQSDKTYTTEETKDVLTKANISVPFGRFQGKTVTIWEIINSEYFTEAQRKDLIRQYKTGKITVEKIIKIVISVVEDKEKRKEIVFDGLRIPVTAAELLESKILNKDLFNQLHNGKTTVKEISEMEPVKKALRGTHSIAGVIVESTNEKIPFYQAVKEQMLSPETALSLLEAQAGTGFVIDPVKNQKLTVDEAVKSGLVGPEMHEILMSAERAVNGYKDPYTGKNLSLFEAMLKDLIKKDQGIRLLEAQLATGGIIDPVKSYHIPHDVACKRGYFNDETNKTLSNNTDETKVFFDPNMWENASYVQLMKKCVTDKETGFPFLPLSEKAIQKSKEEHYKSKEEHYKSKEEHQYTEVQIKDALNQATMELPYGPFKGRKVTIWEIIYSEYITEEQRIELIRQYRTGTVTIERMITILVTMVDEKEAKKQEKEQASFEGLRSSVTASSLFESKIIDKATYDQLQQGKKKPKEISDIDSVRKYLQGTDGQIVGIYMGDSKDKVSIYQAMKKNILRQNTGLSLLKAQAATGFIIDPVKNQRYTVDDAVKAGVVGPEVHEKLLSAEKAVTGYRDPYTGNTISLFQAMKKELVLREHAIPLLEAQVATGGIIDPVSSHCVPNDVAFQRGYFNKQMAKTFTDPSEDIKAFTDPNNNESSTYKQLQEKCIRDPDTGLCFLPLSKAEAQSPVEKSYVFTEEQAQTDLTNTQVDIPHQSYAGKVMTLWDVMGSNLLPEEEKLRLLEQYRLGQITKERMIIIVIEIIEQREILKGEQSMSCDVIRRRVTIEELYSSRIIDLQTYNMLKQEKKTIREVMEMPSVKQYLFGTGSIAGILSDSPSKVSIYQAMKRGLIKPDFAISLLEAQAATGFIIDPVKEELLTVDEAVRKGLVGPEIHDKLLSAERAVTGYKDPYSGKVISLFQAMKKDLVPEDYALRLLEAQASTGGLMDPEYYFHLPTDVAMQRGYINKETHDRITDPNSDVQGYVDPTTEERQTYAQLLKRCKADKESGLRLLSLADRRLLFKGLRKQITLDELLRSQIIDQKTYNDLIEGLISVEEVSKDVKKYLVGTSCIAGVYVESSKDRLSIYQAMKKNMIRPGTAFELLEAQAATGYIIDPIKNLKLNVGEAVKMGVVGSEFKDKLISAERAVTGYKDPYSGKTISLFQAMKKGLILKDHGIRLLEAQIATGGIIDPEESHRLPVEMAYTRGLFDEEMNGILTDPSDDTKGFFDPNTEENLTYLQLMERCLIDPETGLALLLLKEKKREKKTSSKSSVRKRRVVIVDPETGKEMSVYEAYHKGLIDHQTYTELAEQECEWEEITISSSDGVVKSMIIDRRSGRQYDIDDAITKGLIDQSALDQYRAGTLSITEFADMLSGNITGTRSRSSSFGSTSSYSSSPAPSIKPPATIWNDPTEETVPVAGILDTDTLEKVSVTEAMHRNLVDNITGQRLLEAQACVGGIIDPNTGEKFSVSDAMNMGLVDKIMVDRINLAQKAFNGFEDPRTKKKMSAAQALKKGWLYYEAGQRFLEVQYLTGGLIEPEVTGRVPLDVAINKGTLDARTAQKLRDVSGYSKYLTCPKTKLKISYKDAIDRSMIEEGSGLRLLEASSQSSKGLYSPYSVSGSGSASGSRPDSRTGSRSGSRRGSFDATGSGFSTNFSSSSFSSTSYGRRYNAGLQSGLSMDELAQALTSLAMGRNCSSKERIFTTLQPNYSPVA